In Mytilus edulis chromosome 7, xbMytEdul2.2, whole genome shotgun sequence, a single genomic region encodes these proteins:
- the LOC139480937 gene encoding galactosylceramide sulfotransferase-like codes for MCKKQIFKVITFSVLLLALYVLLQDTNFLRYVNSYVEDNDEQNKKLNKIFEIEPFKHVDKYSLNTTQNQNITSTKHTEEFNEHSTLPKPSSISTNDAQKVELSKTFFKRVAFVKVHKAGSSTAQNIFLRYGESRNFTFVISRVRDHHYDNVISLQSSLNNDNILPPPPNRTFDILCCHVLYNNEAFHKYMPIDTAFIGIVREPFDQFLSTLNYFRPTHILKNIIAENKVLKYLQYPTHYEHGLPYWWSMTNNRMAVEYGFPSNLFRQYSAEESMAYLRKLDKELQFVIIMEYFTESVVMMRRILGWTIKDVLYLRKNTARKAYQFVDNTNRYLYERYAKLDYDLYNFFYKRLWSQIQKEGLDFQLELLYFDRLREEVEDYCIFKAHHSKGYYVETSKWSMPFTVTQKDCEYLNMGEMSFVEKIRHRQYDYLE; via the exons ATGTGTAAAAAACAGAT attCAAGGTTATTACATTTTCTGTACTTTTGCTGGCACTGTATGTACTACTGCAGGATACAAACTTCCTCCGTTATGTGAATTCATATGTGGAAGACAAcgatgaacaaaataaaaagctAAATAAAATCTTTGAGATCGAACCTTTTAAACATGTTGACAAATATTCGCTAAACACGacacaaaatcaaaatatcaCTTCAACAAAACATACCGAAGAGTTTAATGAGCATTCAACACTACCAAAACCTAGTTCGATCTCGACGAATGATGCACAAAAGGTTGAATTGagcaaaacatttttcaaaagagtGGCGTTTGTGAAAGTTCACAAAGCAGGAAGTTCAACCGCACAGAACATTTTTCTACGCTACGGTGAATCTCGCAACTTCACATTTGTAATTTCTCGAGTTCGAGACCATCACTATGATAACGTTATCAGTTTACAGTCAtctttgaataacgataacattCTTCCTCCTCCGCCTAATAGaacatttgatattttatgcTGCCATGTTTTGTATAACAATGAAGCGTTTCATAAGTATATGCCAATTGACACAGCCTTTATAGGCATTGTTCGCGAACCATTTGATCAGTTCCTGTCGACTTTGAATTATTTTAGGCCTACTCATATATTGAAAAACATCATAGCTGAAAACAAAGTTTTAAAGTATCTCCAATATCCTACTCATTATGAACATGGTTTACCATATTGGTGGTCAATGACAAACAACAGAATGGCTGTTGAATATGGTTTTCCTTCAAATCTCTTTCGTCAATATTCAGCAGAGGAAAGCATGGCCTATTTAAGGAAACTTGATAAAGAATTGCAGTTTGTGATTATAATGGAATATTTCACTGAGTCGGTAGTTATGATGAGACGTATATTAGGATGGACTATAAAGGATGTCTTGTATTTAAGGAAAAATACAGCACGAAAGGCATATCAATTTGTTGACAATACCAATAGGTATTTATACGAAAGATACGCTAAGTTAGACTATGACTTGTACAATTTCTTTTACAAACGCCTGTGGTCACAAATTCAAAAGGAGGGTCTAGACTTTCAATTAGAATTGTTATATTTTGATCGATTACGTGAAGAAGTAGAGGATTACTGCATTTTTAAGGCACATCACAGCAAAGGTTATTATGTCGAAACGTCCAAGTGGTCTATGCCATTTACAGTTACTCAAAAAGATTGTGAATATCTTAACATGGGTGAGATGTCGTTTGTTGAAAAAATAAGACACCGTCAATATGACTATCTTGAATGA
- the LOC139480938 gene encoding galactose-3-O-sulfotransferase 2-like, translating to MSAFRDVDMAYTRTLTVLSIPIVMVTIYALLHEGKYLSATKSNVPDKIQQNKTVHNSVSSKGVFVSPSSLSQRNESRALFGKRISKKSIMLTPLSDPRLVSTNYSLEIEMTKIPYKRVAFLKVHKAGSTTAQNIFLRYGESRNLTFVLPIIRQDHWDNVIDIESTLTDKNILPPPLNKTYDILCCHVLYDSEAFHKYMPTDTAYIGIVREPFDQFLSTLNYFRAPNIFEEIKALNKVLKYLQNPTQYEHGIPYKWSLTNNRMAAEFGFPSNLFDQYLEEESMEYLRKLDKEFQFVIIMEYFTESVVMMRRILGWTIKDVLYLKKNLARKSYSFADNTHRYMYERYAKLDYDLYNFFYKRMWSQIQKEGLDFHLELLYFDRLRKEVEDYCRSKVDKSSGYIVAASRWSAAFVVSRDDCDYLDMYEMLFVEKIRRRQYGFQKRGNLMEEIFSNHK from the exons ATGTCTGCTTTCCGCGATGTTGATATGGCTTATACACGCAC aTTGACTGTTTTATCTATACCGATCGTCATGGTGACAATATATGCACTACTTCACGAAGGTAAATATCTTTCAGCCACCAAGTCGAATGTGCCCGATAAAattcaacaaaacaaaactgTGCATAACTCCGTCAGCTCTAAAGGTGTTTTCGTTTCTCCGTCCTCTCTGTCTCAAAGAAATGAATCCAGAGCTTTATTTGGGAAACGAATATCTAAGAAGAGTATCATGCTTACACCGCTTTCAGACCCTAGATTGGTCTCGACAAATTATTCACTCGAAATTGAAATGACCAAAATACCTTATAAACGAGTAGCATTTCTGAAAGTCCACAAAGCAGGAAGTACGACAGCACAGAACATATTTCTACGTTATGGTGAATCTCGTAACCTCACGTTTGTTCTTCCAATAATTCGACAAGATCATTGGGATAATGTTATTGATATAGAATCAACATTGACTGACAAAAATATTCTACCTCCCCCACTAAATAAAACATACGACATATTATGCTGCCACGTTTTATACGACAGTGAAGCTTTTCATAAGTATATGCCAACTGACACAGCGTATATAGGCATTGTTCGCGAACCATTTGATCAGTTCTTGTCGACTTTAAATTATTTCAGAGCTCCAaatatttttgaagaaataaaagcACTCAATAAAGTTTTAAAGTATCTGCAAAATCCTACTCAGTATGAACATGGTATACCATATAAGTGGTCACTGACAAACAACAGAATGGCAGCTGAATTCGGATTTCCTTCTAATCTCTTTGATCAATATTTAGAAGAAGAAAGTATGGAGTATTTGAGGAAACTTGATAAAGAATTCCAGTTTGTGATTATAATGGAATATTTTACTGAGTCTGTAGTTATGATGAGACGTATATTAGGATGGACTATAAAGGAtgttttgtatttaaagaaaaatttagCACGAAAGTCATATTCATTCGCTGACAACACTCACAGATATATGTACGAAAGATACGCTAAGTTAGACTACGACTTGTACAATTTCTTTTACAAACGCATGTGGTCACAGATTCAAAAGGAGGGTCTGGACTTTCATTTAGAATTGTTATATTTTGATCGGTTACGTAAAGAAGTAGAGGATTATTGTAGGTCTAAAGTAGATAAAAGCAGCGGTTATATAGTCGCAGCTTCTAGGTGGTCTGCGGCATTCGTGGTTTCTCGAGACGATTGTGATTATCTAGATATGTATGAGATGTTATTTGTGGAGAAAATAAGAAGGCGTCAATATGGTTTTCAAAAAAGAGGAAATTTAATGGAAGAAATATTTAGTAatcataaatga
- the LOC139480939 gene encoding galactose-3-O-sulfotransferase 2-like, translated as MLTTYALLHEGRYLSATKSNVADEKRKNMTVHNSVRSIFVSTSPSSFSQRNESRAKIGQLTSEKSVVLTSLLDPRLVSTNYSTEIEMTKVPYKRVAFLKVHKAGSTTAQNIFLRYGESRNLTFVLPIIRQEHWDNVIDLQSTLNDRNILPPPKNKTYDILCCHVLYDSEAFHKYMPNDTAYIGIVREPFDQFLSTLNYFRAPYIFEKIKSQSKVLKFLQNPTQYENGLPYKRSMTNNRMAVEFGFPSNLFRQYLEEDSMNYLTKLDKEFQFVIIMEYFTESVVMMRRILGWTIKDVLYLKKNAARKSYSFADNTHRHMYERHAKLDYDLYNFFYKRLWSQIQKEGLDFHLELLYFDRLRKEVEDYCMHTVDKRSGYIIAASKWSAAFVVSRDDCDYLKKNEMFFVERIRKRQYGFQKRGNLMEALYSRLHGSHK; from the coding sequence ATGCTTACGACATATGCATTACTTCACGAAGGTAGATATCTTTCAGCCACCAAGTCGAATGTTGCCGATGAAAAACGAAAAAACATGACTGTTCACAACTCCGTCAGATCTATATTTGTTTCCACTTCTCCGTCATCTTTCTCTCAAAGAAATGAATCAAGAGCAAAAATTGGGCAACTAACATCCGAGAAGAGTGTTGTGCTTACATCATTGTTAGATCCTAGATTGGTCTCGACAAATTATTCAACCGAAATTGAAATGACCAAAGTACCTTATAAACGAGTAGCATTTCTGAAAGTCCACAAAGCAGGAAGTACGACAGCACAGAACATATTTCTACGTTATGGTGAATCTCGCAACCTCACGTTTGTACTTCCAATTATTCGACAAGAACATTGGGATAATGTTATCGATTTACAATCGACTTTGAATGACAGAAATATTTTACCTCctccaaaaaataaaacatacgacaTCTTATGCTGCCACGTTTTATACGACAGTGAAGCTTTTCATAAGTATATGCCAAATGATACAGCGTATATAGGCATTGTTCGCGAACCATTTGATCAGTTCTTGTCGACCTTGAACTATTTCAGAGCtccatatatttttgaaaaaataaaatcacaaagtAAAGTTTTAAAGTTTCTGCAAAATCCTACTCAGTATGAAAATGGTTTACCATATAAGAGGTCAATGACAAACAACAGAATGGCAGTTGAATTTGGTTTCCCTTCTAATCTCTTTCGTCAATATTTAGAAGAAGACAGCATGAATTATTTAACGAAACTTGATAAAGAATTCCAGTTTGTGATTATAATGGAATATTTTACTGAGTCTGTAGTTATGATGAGACGTATATTAGGATGGACTATAAAGGAtgttttgtatttaaagaaaaatgcagCACGAAAGTCATATTCATTCGCCGATAACACTCACAGACATATGTACGAAAGACACGCTAAGTTAGACTACGACTTGTACAATTTCTTTTACAAACGCCTGTGGTCACAGATTCAAAAGGAGGGTCTAGACTTTCATTTAGAATTGTTATATTTTGATCGATTACGTAAAGAAGTAGAGGACTATTGTATGCATACAGTAGATAAAAGAAGCGGTTACATAATAGCGGCTTCTAAGTGGTCTGCGGCATTTGTGGTTTCTCGAGACGATTGTGATTATCTTAAAAAGAATGAGATGTTTTTTGTGGAGAGAATAAGAAAGCGTCAATATGGATTTCAAAAAAGAGGAAATTTGATGGAAGCTTTATATTCAAGGTTACATGGATCccataaatga